A window from Aquabacterium sp. NJ1 encodes these proteins:
- a CDS encoding ABC transporter ATP-binding protein → MSVGDQAEAFLRIDKLIKDFGAQDGSVFRAVDGVSLDIVKGEIFALLGPSGCGKTSLLRMLGGFDLPTSGRITLGGQDLAQLAPYQRPINMMFQSYALFPHLSVWDNIAFGLKREGLPKAQISERVEAMLKLVQLGKFAHRKPHQLSGGQQQRVALARSLAKQPKLLLLDEPLGALDKKLREETQIELVNIIETVGVTCVMVTHDQEEAMAMASRIGVMSEGCILQVGSPREIYETPATRFVADFIGNVNLMDGSLEVDEAAHVEITCPDVRHWVGHGITGHTGMPVTVALRPEKIRISRRPPEQEEGMAPAPYNQVKGRVKDMVYFGSDTLYHLQLPSGAILKVTQSNTERHPDDTLSWDDEAYAWWLPSAHVVLTQ, encoded by the coding sequence ATGAGCGTTGGCGATCAGGCTGAGGCCTTCTTGCGCATCGACAAGCTGATCAAGGATTTTGGTGCGCAAGACGGCAGCGTGTTCCGCGCTGTCGATGGCGTGTCGCTGGACATCGTCAAGGGCGAGATCTTCGCCTTGCTGGGGCCATCCGGTTGCGGCAAGACCTCGCTGCTGCGCATGCTGGGCGGCTTCGATCTGCCCACCTCGGGCCGCATCACCTTGGGTGGGCAGGACCTGGCCCAACTGGCACCGTACCAGCGGCCCATCAACATGATGTTCCAGTCGTATGCGCTGTTCCCGCACCTCAGCGTGTGGGACAACATCGCGTTTGGCTTGAAGCGCGAAGGGCTGCCCAAGGCGCAGATCAGCGAACGTGTGGAGGCCATGCTCAAGCTGGTGCAGCTGGGCAAGTTCGCGCACCGCAAGCCGCATCAGCTCTCGGGCGGGCAGCAGCAGCGCGTGGCGCTGGCGCGCAGCCTGGCCAAGCAGCCCAAGCTCTTGTTGCTGGACGAGCCCCTGGGCGCGCTCGACAAGAAGCTGCGCGAGGAAACCCAGATCGAGCTGGTCAACATCATCGAGACCGTGGGCGTGACCTGCGTGATGGTGACGCACGACCAGGAAGAGGCCATGGCCATGGCCAGTCGCATCGGCGTCATGAGCGAGGGCTGCATCCTGCAGGTGGGCTCGCCGCGCGAGATCTACGAAACGCCGGCCACCCGCTTCGTGGCGGACTTCATCGGCAACGTCAACCTGATGGACGGCTCGCTGGAAGTGGATGAAGCCGCCCACGTCGAGATCACCTGCCCGGACGTGCGCCACTGGGTGGGCCACGGCATCACCGGCCACACCGGCATGCCGGTCACGGTGGCGCTGCGCCCTGAAAAGATCCGCATCTCGCGCAGGCCGCCCGAACAGGAAGAGGGCATGGCCCCCGCGCCCTACAACCAGGTCAAGGGCCGCGTGAAGGACATGGTCTACTTTGGCAGCGACACGCTCTACCACCTGCAGCTGCCCAGCGGCGCCATCCTCAAGGTCACGCAGAGCAACACCGAGCGCCACCCGGACGACACCCTGAGCTGGGATGACGAGGCCTATGCCTGGTGGTTGCCCAGCGCCCACGTGGTGCTGACGCAATAA
- a CDS encoding polyamine ABC transporter substrate-binding protein, translating into MTARMTVTTFLKPLSAAALLALTALGGAHAEEEKVLNVYNWSNYIAPDTVANFEKEYGIKVRYDVFDSNEIVHAKLVAGKTGYDIVVPSSYWAKMQADGGLLQKLDKSKLPNLKNIDPAIMAQLARLDPGNQYMVNWMWGYTTVGINVDKVKAALGDLPMPDNAWDLVFKPEYISRLKSCGVSFLDSATEVVPAALHYLGKPAYSKNIADYQAVPPVLKAIRPYVTLFSSTGYINDLANGSICAAFGYSGDINIAKNRALEGKTGQNIKTLTPKTGGVIFMDTMVIPADAPHPENAHLWMNYIMRPEVHASLTNKVFYANPNLAARKFVKPEIANDPAVFPPESEMKKMAQPDALNNDIRRQMTRIYTSFKTGL; encoded by the coding sequence ATGACCGCAAGGATGACTGTGACGACCTTTTTGAAACCTCTGAGCGCCGCAGCCTTGCTGGCGTTGACGGCCCTGGGCGGTGCCCACGCCGAAGAGGAAAAGGTGCTCAACGTCTACAACTGGTCCAACTACATCGCGCCTGACACGGTGGCCAACTTCGAGAAGGAGTACGGCATCAAGGTGCGTTATGACGTGTTCGACTCCAACGAGATCGTGCACGCCAAGCTGGTGGCCGGCAAGACGGGCTACGACATCGTGGTGCCCTCGTCCTACTGGGCCAAGATGCAGGCTGATGGCGGCTTGCTGCAGAAGCTGGACAAGTCCAAGCTGCCCAACCTGAAGAACATCGACCCGGCCATCATGGCCCAGCTGGCCCGCCTGGACCCTGGCAACCAGTACATGGTCAACTGGATGTGGGGCTACACCACGGTGGGCATCAATGTGGACAAGGTCAAGGCCGCACTGGGTGACCTGCCCATGCCGGACAACGCCTGGGACCTGGTGTTCAAGCCCGAGTACATCAGCCGCCTCAAGAGCTGCGGTGTGTCCTTCCTGGATTCGGCCACTGAAGTGGTGCCCGCTGCCTTGCATTACCTGGGCAAGCCCGCCTACAGCAAGAACATCGCCGATTACCAGGCCGTGCCGCCCGTGCTCAAGGCCATCCGCCCCTATGTGACGCTGTTCAGCTCGACGGGCTACATCAATGACCTGGCCAATGGCTCGATCTGTGCCGCCTTTGGTTACTCGGGCGACATCAACATCGCCAAGAACCGCGCCCTGGAAGGCAAGACGGGCCAGAACATCAAGACGCTGACGCCCAAGACGGGCGGCGTGATCTTCATGGACACCATGGTGATCCCGGCGGATGCGCCTCACCCCGAGAACGCGCACCTGTGGATGAACTACATCATGCGCCCCGAGGTGCATGCCTCGCTCACCAACAAGGTGTTCTACGCCAACCCCAACCTGGCGGCGCGCAAGTTCGTCAAGCCCGAGATCGCCAACGACCCGGCCGTGTTCCCGCCCGAGTCCGAGATGAAGAAGATGGCCCAGCCGGACGCGCTCAACAACGACATCCGTCGCCAGATGACGCGCATCTACACCTCGTTCAAGACCGGCCTGTAA
- a CDS encoding PEP-CTERM sorting domain-containing protein (PEP-CTERM proteins occur, often in large numbers, in the proteomes of bacteria that also encode an exosortase, a predicted intramembrane cysteine proteinase. The presence of a PEP-CTERM domain at a protein's C-terminus predicts cleavage within the sorting domain, followed by covalent anchoring to some some component of the (usually Gram-negative) cell surface. Many PEP-CTERM proteins exhibit an unusual sequence composition that includes large numbers of potential glycosylation sites. Expression of one such protein has been shown restore the ability of a bacterium to form floc, a type of biofilm.), whose product MKTIRRARPCLGAALVMLLSTGASEALAQMGPVSPSTAVSVLPSFEAGQLNHWYVSQSSTLAAVSGESAGDDAGTDAAILLGLAKPILKGVAGEYDTASAYAAVLPNKLSVAASTSTGQSFSDLHAMGLAMAGISYFTISDQPGTIKMNLHLSGTLTSLTMGSKAAMSLVAFGSGVDEGTLNALNLAGNGDDVDPLQAMDLLPQIRTDHARILSARHTNGTGGTDTFDQDFSVSADSVAFGCPESGAGQAYCGKYFYGFSLGIHAASLNNAHADFAHTLTVTGLELPQGATLTFDAGAAIPTATSAVPEPSAGALSMLGLSMVTALVARRRQRH is encoded by the coding sequence ATGAAAACGATTCGTCGTGCCCGCCCATGCCTGGGCGCTGCTCTGGTCATGCTTTTGAGCACAGGCGCCAGCGAAGCGCTGGCCCAGATGGGGCCGGTATCGCCGTCCACCGCGGTCTCCGTGCTCCCCTCGTTCGAGGCCGGGCAACTCAACCATTGGTATGTGTCGCAGTCCAGCACGCTGGCTGCCGTGTCAGGCGAATCGGCGGGCGATGACGCCGGCACGGACGCGGCCATCTTGCTGGGCCTCGCCAAGCCCATCCTCAAAGGTGTCGCGGGCGAATATGACACCGCCTCGGCCTATGCCGCCGTGTTGCCCAACAAACTGAGCGTGGCCGCCTCGACCAGCACCGGGCAGAGTTTTTCTGACTTGCATGCCATGGGTTTGGCCATGGCGGGCATCAGCTACTTCACCATCTCGGACCAACCCGGCACCATCAAGATGAATTTGCATTTGTCGGGCACCCTGACCTCGCTCACCATGGGCTCCAAAGCAGCCATGAGCCTGGTCGCCTTTGGTTCCGGCGTGGATGAAGGCACCTTGAACGCGCTCAATTTGGCCGGCAATGGGGACGACGTCGACCCGCTGCAAGCCATGGATCTGCTGCCCCAGATCCGTACGGACCACGCCCGCATCCTCAGTGCCCGACACACCAACGGCACTGGCGGCACCGACACCTTTGACCAGGATTTCTCCGTCTCCGCTGACAGCGTGGCGTTCGGCTGCCCCGAGTCCGGCGCCGGGCAGGCCTATTGCGGCAAATACTTCTATGGCTTCAGCCTCGGCATCCATGCCGCCAGCTTGAACAATGCCCACGCAGATTTCGCGCACACGTTAACAGTCACCGGGCTTGAACTCCCTCAAGGCGCGACGCTCACATTCGACGCAGGCGCGGCCATCCCGACCGCCACCAGCGCCGTACCGGAGCCCTCTGCCGGCGCACTGAGCATGCTCGGGCTGAGCATGGTCACCGCCCTCGTGGCTCGACGCCGTCAACGCCATTGA
- a CDS encoding aspartate aminotransferase family protein, whose translation MSPTFEHSTAEWQALDAAHFLHPFTDFKALAAKGTRVITKADNIYLWDSEGHKLFDAMSGLWCVNVGYGQQALIDAATAQLKTLPFYNSFFQTTTMPAIALAHKLSQLSPPGFEHVFFSGSGSEGNDTIVRLVRRYWDLLGQPQRHTIISRFNAYHGSTMAGASLGGMTDMHAQGGLPIPGIVHIDQPYYVQHGRPGESKDDFGKRAASWLEAKILEVGPDKVAAFIGEPVQGAGGVIIPPDTYWPEIQRICDQYGILLVSDEVICGFGRTGHWFGCERFGYKPDLITFAKGVTSGYIPLGGVLVGERVAKVLIEQGGEFAHGYTYSGHPVACAVALANLQLIEEQGLVQRVHDDTGPYLAAQFAALAAHPLVGEAETCGLMGAIRLVRRKAQGDQPAEAFAADQSVGMVCRGHCFGNGLIMRAVGDRMIIAPPLVMTRAQVDELMALIRHCLDLTLADLQERGWY comes from the coding sequence ATGAGCCCCACTTTCGAACACAGCACAGCCGAATGGCAGGCGCTGGATGCCGCCCACTTCCTGCACCCTTTCACCGATTTCAAGGCGCTGGCGGCCAAGGGCACACGCGTCATCACCAAGGCCGACAACATCTACCTGTGGGACAGCGAGGGCCACAAGCTGTTTGATGCGATGAGCGGCCTGTGGTGCGTGAACGTGGGTTATGGCCAGCAGGCGCTGATCGACGCGGCCACCGCGCAACTCAAGACGCTGCCGTTCTACAACTCCTTCTTCCAGACCACGACGATGCCGGCCATCGCGCTGGCGCACAAGCTGTCGCAGCTGAGCCCGCCGGGCTTCGAGCATGTGTTCTTCAGCGGCTCCGGATCAGAAGGCAATGACACCATCGTGCGCCTGGTGCGCCGTTATTGGGATCTGCTGGGGCAGCCGCAACGCCACACCATCATCAGCCGCTTCAACGCGTACCACGGCTCGACCATGGCCGGCGCCTCACTGGGTGGCATGACTGACATGCATGCGCAAGGTGGCCTGCCCATTCCCGGCATCGTCCACATCGACCAGCCTTACTACGTGCAGCACGGCCGGCCAGGCGAGAGCAAGGACGACTTCGGCAAGCGGGCGGCGTCCTGGCTGGAGGCCAAGATCCTGGAGGTTGGGCCCGACAAGGTGGCGGCTTTCATCGGCGAGCCCGTGCAGGGCGCGGGTGGCGTCATCATCCCGCCCGACACCTACTGGCCCGAGATCCAGCGCATCTGCGATCAATACGGCATCTTGCTGGTGTCCGACGAGGTGATCTGCGGCTTCGGGCGCACGGGGCATTGGTTCGGCTGCGAGCGATTTGGCTACAAGCCCGACCTCATCACCTTTGCCAAGGGCGTGACCTCTGGCTACATCCCGCTGGGTGGGGTGCTGGTGGGCGAGCGCGTGGCCAAGGTCTTGATCGAGCAGGGCGGCGAGTTTGCGCACGGCTACACCTACAGCGGCCACCCGGTGGCCTGCGCGGTGGCGCTGGCCAATCTGCAATTGATCGAAGAGCAAGGCCTGGTGCAGCGCGTGCACGATGACACCGGCCCGTATCTGGCGGCGCAGTTTGCAGCGCTGGCGGCGCACCCCTTGGTGGGTGAGGCCGAGACCTGCGGGCTGATGGGCGCGATCCGGCTGGTGCGGCGCAAGGCGCAGGGTGATCAGCCGGCCGAAGCGTTTGCTGCGGACCAGTCCGTGGGCATGGTCTGCCGCGGGCATTGCTTCGGCAATGGTTTGATCATGCGGGCCGTGGGTGACCGCATGATCATCGCGCCGCCGCTCGTGATGACACGCGCCCAGGTGGACGAGTTGATGGCGCTGATCCGGCATTGCCTGGATCTGACGCTGGCCGATCTGCAGGAGCGCGGTTGGTATTGA
- a CDS encoding glutamine synthetase family protein, with protein sequence MQSKLPGSFSDLEQWLNERRVTEIECLVPDLTGVARGKILPREKFTEDRGMRLPEGIVAIGVTGEFPASGPYYDVITPTDRDMHLQPDPATVRIVPWATDPTAQVIHDCYDREGKLIPYAPRSVLKRVCQLYDDQGWSPVVAPELEFYLIERSVDPNMPLKPPKGRSGRAETSRQAYSIDAVNEFDPLFEDIYDYCEKMELNVDTLIHEVGAGQMEINFFHDHPLGLADEVFFFKRTIREAALRHEMYATFMAKPMANEPGSAMHIHQSVVDKVTGQNIFSNPDGSPSQAFYWFIGGLQRYIPAAMALFAPYVNSYRRLVRSNAAPINIQWGTDNRTVGIRSPVATPAARRIENRVVGSDANPYVAMAATLACGYLGVTKQIEPTPECRGDAYLGDYQLPRSLGEAVNLLRDETDLAEVLGQDFITIYTEIKEVEHAEFMKVISPWEREHLLLHV encoded by the coding sequence ATGCAAAGCAAGTTACCCGGCAGCTTCAGCGATCTGGAGCAATGGCTCAACGAGCGGCGTGTCACCGAGATCGAATGCCTCGTACCGGACCTGACCGGCGTGGCGCGCGGCAAGATCCTGCCGCGTGAGAAGTTCACCGAAGACCGCGGCATGCGCCTGCCCGAGGGCATCGTGGCCATCGGGGTAACCGGCGAGTTCCCGGCCAGTGGCCCGTATTACGATGTGATCACGCCGACCGACCGGGACATGCACCTGCAGCCCGATCCGGCCACCGTGCGCATCGTGCCCTGGGCCACGGACCCGACCGCGCAGGTCATCCACGATTGTTATGACCGCGAGGGCAAGCTGATCCCGTATGCGCCGCGCTCGGTGCTCAAGCGCGTGTGCCAGTTGTATGACGACCAGGGCTGGTCGCCTGTGGTGGCGCCCGAGCTGGAGTTCTACCTGATCGAGCGCAGCGTGGACCCGAACATGCCGCTCAAACCGCCCAAGGGCCGCAGTGGCCGCGCCGAGACCTCGCGCCAGGCTTACTCGATCGACGCGGTCAACGAGTTCGACCCGCTGTTTGAAGACATCTACGATTACTGCGAGAAGATGGAGCTCAACGTGGACACCCTGATCCACGAAGTGGGCGCCGGGCAGATGGAGATCAACTTCTTTCACGATCACCCACTGGGGCTTGCCGATGAGGTGTTCTTCTTCAAGCGCACGATTCGCGAGGCGGCGCTGCGCCATGAGATGTACGCCACCTTCATGGCCAAGCCCATGGCCAATGAGCCTGGCAGTGCCATGCACATCCACCAGAGCGTGGTCGACAAGGTCACTGGGCAGAACATCTTCAGCAACCCGGATGGCTCACCCTCGCAGGCGTTCTACTGGTTCATCGGCGGGCTGCAGCGCTACATCCCGGCTGCCATGGCCTTGTTCGCGCCATATGTGAACAGCTACCGCCGGCTGGTGCGATCCAATGCGGCGCCGATCAACATCCAGTGGGGCACGGACAACCGCACGGTGGGCATCCGCTCGCCAGTGGCCACGCCTGCTGCGCGCCGCATCGAGAACCGCGTGGTGGGCTCGGACGCCAACCCCTATGTGGCCATGGCGGCCACGCTGGCTTGCGGCTATCTGGGCGTCACCAAGCAGATCGAGCCGACGCCGGAGTGCCGGGGGGATGCTTATCTGGGCGATTACCAGTTGCCGCGCAGCCTGGGCGAGGCCGTCAACCTTCTGCGTGACGAGACGGACCTGGCCGAAGTGCTGGGGCAGGACTTCATCACCATCTACACCGAGATCAAGGAAGTCGAGCACGCCGAGTTCATGAAAGTGATCTCACCATGGGAGCGTGAACACCTGCTGCTGCATGTGTGA
- a CDS encoding gamma-glutamyl-gamma-aminobutyrate hydrolase family protein: MSANQIHPPLVLVPACQRILGRHPFHVAGKKYIDAVRLAGCVPLVVPAAQADELPALLSMASGILLTGSPSNVHPSHFGEEVLDESLPLDPERDAWTLPLIRLALRCGMPLLGICRGFQEVNVALGGSLYQAVHDETGLMDHRGDSSKPVEEEYGESHPVKLIHGGLLDQALQGMAEPVIQGGEFMVNSLHGQGVKRLADGARIEALAPDGVVEAFSWHPAADDTEAVHGGFNLCLQWHPEWQAASNPVSQRIFKAFGSACAAYQSARLSPSGAASDHVERVQHPERR; the protein is encoded by the coding sequence ATGAGTGCAAACCAGATTCACCCGCCCCTTGTGCTGGTGCCCGCGTGTCAGCGCATCCTCGGGCGTCATCCCTTCCATGTCGCGGGCAAAAAGTACATCGATGCGGTGCGCCTGGCCGGTTGTGTACCCTTGGTGGTGCCCGCTGCGCAAGCAGATGAGTTGCCCGCCCTGCTGAGCATGGCCAGCGGCATCCTGCTGACAGGTTCGCCTTCCAATGTCCACCCCAGCCATTTTGGCGAAGAGGTGCTGGATGAATCCCTGCCGCTGGACCCTGAACGTGACGCGTGGACGCTGCCGCTGATCCGGCTGGCACTGCGCTGTGGCATGCCGCTGCTCGGCATTTGCAGAGGCTTTCAGGAGGTGAACGTCGCCTTGGGGGGCTCCTTGTACCAAGCCGTGCACGATGAGACCGGGCTGATGGACCATCGGGGTGACAGCAGCAAACCGGTGGAAGAGGAATATGGCGAGTCCCACCCCGTCAAGCTGATCCACGGTGGTTTGCTGGACCAGGCTTTGCAAGGCATGGCCGAGCCGGTCATCCAGGGCGGCGAGTTCATGGTCAACAGCCTGCACGGCCAAGGCGTGAAGCGCCTGGCCGATGGTGCCCGCATCGAGGCGCTCGCGCCCGATGGCGTGGTCGAGGCCTTCTCGTGGCACCCCGCGGCCGATGACACCGAGGCGGTGCACGGCGGCTTCAACTTGTGCCTGCAGTGGCACCCGGAATGGCAGGCCGCCAGCAACCCGGTTTCCCAACGCATCTTCAAGGCTTTCGGGTCGGCGTGTGCCGCTTACCAGTCTGCGCGCTTGTCGCCTTCGGGCGCGGCCTCAGACCATGTTGAGCGTGTGCAGCATCCTGAAAGACGGTAG
- a CDS encoding type VI secretion system Vgr family protein, producing the protein MTDLSGIQSALAGAVHDLVDGLLGDLLGSGPNQHTRLLRLHTPLGPDVLLAERARITEGIGPRQAEPAFAIELLALSTNAGIRPVDLIGQPVLLELLTAHSTTTLRPFHGHVLGFELLGSDGGYARYRLQIGAWLDFLRHRTDAWIFQDQSVVEITEAVFADYAAQGTLQPKWRWDLKDQAVYPRLSTLSQHDETDFDFLQRLWAASGLFCWFEHTGDASDAATLGNHTLVIADHNGAFHANQQGRIRFTQAGAVMKEDSITRWHGKRRIGATTLNTASFDYRSVANHAASAEVDAAHEQPMPLVHTDQPGAYAYETPAEAERLATVYLQSLQAQRKQFDGRATVRTLAPATTFTLLDHAEHDTDLLQGGDDAARFVVLGVVHAARNNMSADAKAGLQHLLGHALLGGEHAPAKEAAANNASTEPLYEARFEAQRASVPVRPALTDGQGALLHPKPTVWGTQTALVVGLDGPIHTDRDGRVKVQFHWQRGAGSSHRLSTNGGDGGGGNAPASDASGTWVRVAQDWAGANWGGVFIPRLGQEVVVAFVEGDIDRPVVIGAAYNGQGSDNAQGNAVAGGAANATGNASAWFPGSARQGEQEGHAHTASLSGFKSQSLDASQAGGGAYNQLVLDDTPGQGRVLAHTTQSQTWLQIGHLLQQNDNQRLAQRGHGLELHTQAQGALRAGSGLHISTHARHNGTAGPQGQPTNTREAQAQLQSHAELVKALSENAQTHLAKLPNEVTPDKLPSQLAMQATLTSLKGVQSAGDQAASPESGADSGSDIRTIDGGHGSIPVTDRPDLVLSAAADISSATPAHSLLSVGQHTTVSAGQDTNLLSQRHAAWAVKDGISLFTRGEAKDGQRAVQDVGMKLHAASGNVNVQAQSDAFTLTAEKAVDLQSTAASITISAPEKILLNGGGGYIKIEGGNIEIGTSGNASFLASMKELTSGGSASTPGMSFAQSALPMFKRPLQVSLLNADGDQPASELLTLRDGASVEHAVTVAGCAAHITDFKPGLSKSTQPNRKS; encoded by the coding sequence ATGACCGACCTCTCCGGCATCCAATCTGCGTTGGCCGGCGCCGTACACGACCTGGTTGATGGCCTGCTGGGCGACCTGCTCGGCTCCGGCCCCAACCAGCACACCCGCCTGTTGCGGCTGCACACGCCGCTGGGGCCCGACGTGCTGCTGGCCGAGCGCGCCCGCATCACCGAAGGCATCGGCCCGCGCCAGGCCGAGCCGGCTTTCGCCATCGAACTGCTGGCCCTGAGCACCAACGCCGGCATCCGGCCTGTTGACCTCATCGGCCAGCCCGTGCTGCTGGAGCTGCTCACCGCGCACAGCACCACCACCCTGCGACCCTTCCACGGCCACGTGCTGGGCTTCGAGCTGCTGGGCTCGGATGGCGGTTACGCCCGCTACCGCCTGCAGATTGGCGCCTGGCTGGATTTCCTGCGCCACCGCACCGACGCCTGGATCTTCCAGGACCAGAGCGTGGTCGAGATCACCGAAGCCGTGTTTGCCGACTACGCCGCGCAAGGCACGCTGCAGCCCAAGTGGCGCTGGGACCTGAAGGACCAGGCCGTCTACCCCCGCTTGAGCACCCTCAGCCAGCACGACGAAACCGATTTCGACTTCCTGCAGCGCCTGTGGGCCGCCAGTGGTCTGTTCTGCTGGTTCGAACACACGGGCGACGCCTCCGACGCCGCCACACTGGGCAACCACACCCTGGTGATCGCCGACCACAATGGCGCGTTCCACGCCAACCAACAAGGCCGCATCCGCTTCACGCAAGCGGGCGCGGTGATGAAGGAAGACAGCATCACCCGCTGGCACGGCAAGCGCCGCATCGGGGCCACCACGCTGAACACCGCCAGCTTCGACTACCGCTCGGTGGCCAACCATGCCGCCAGCGCCGAGGTCGACGCTGCCCATGAGCAGCCCATGCCCCTGGTCCACACCGACCAGCCCGGCGCCTACGCCTACGAGACCCCAGCCGAGGCCGAACGCCTGGCCACCGTCTACCTGCAATCGCTGCAAGCCCAGCGCAAGCAGTTCGATGGCCGCGCCACTGTGCGCACCCTGGCGCCCGCCACCACGTTCACGTTGCTCGACCACGCCGAGCACGACACCGACCTGCTGCAGGGCGGCGACGATGCCGCCCGCTTCGTGGTGCTGGGCGTGGTGCACGCCGCCCGCAACAACATGAGCGCCGATGCCAAGGCCGGCCTGCAGCACCTGCTGGGCCACGCCTTGCTGGGCGGCGAACATGCGCCCGCCAAAGAGGCCGCCGCCAACAACGCCAGCACCGAGCCCCTGTACGAAGCCCGCTTCGAGGCCCAGCGTGCCAGCGTGCCCGTGCGCCCGGCCCTCACCGATGGCCAAGGCGCCCTGCTCCACCCCAAGCCCACGGTCTGGGGCACCCAGACTGCATTGGTGGTGGGCCTGGATGGCCCCATCCACACCGACCGCGACGGCCGCGTGAAGGTGCAGTTCCACTGGCAGCGCGGCGCGGGCAGCAGTCACCGGCTCAGCACAAACGGCGGTGACGGCGGCGGCGGCAACGCCCCGGCATCCGACGCCTCCGGCACCTGGGTGCGCGTGGCGCAGGACTGGGCTGGCGCCAACTGGGGTGGCGTGTTCATCCCCCGCCTGGGCCAGGAAGTGGTCGTCGCCTTCGTGGAAGGTGACATCGACCGCCCCGTGGTGATCGGCGCCGCCTACAACGGCCAGGGCAGCGACAACGCCCAGGGCAATGCCGTGGCCGGTGGTGCCGCCAACGCGACCGGCAACGCCTCGGCCTGGTTCCCCGGCTCGGCACGGCAAGGCGAGCAAGAAGGCCACGCCCACACCGCCAGCTTGAGCGGCTTCAAGAGCCAGAGCCTGGACGCCTCCCAGGCCGGTGGTGGCGCCTACAACCAGCTGGTGCTGGACGACACCCCTGGCCAGGGCCGCGTGCTGGCCCACACCACCCAGAGCCAGACCTGGCTGCAGATCGGCCACCTGCTCCAGCAAAACGACAACCAGCGCCTGGCCCAGCGTGGCCACGGCCTGGAGCTGCACACCCAGGCCCAAGGCGCGCTGCGCGCCGGCAGCGGCCTGCACATCAGCACCCACGCGCGCCACAACGGCACCGCGGGCCCACAAGGCCAGCCCACCAATACCCGCGAAGCCCAGGCTCAACTCCAAAGCCATGCCGAGCTGGTCAAGGCCCTGAGCGAGAACGCGCAGACGCACCTGGCCAAGCTGCCCAATGAGGTCACTCCCGACAAGCTGCCATCGCAGCTGGCCATGCAGGCCACGCTGACCAGCTTGAAGGGCGTGCAATCGGCGGGCGATCAAGCTGCGTCGCCTGAATCCGGCGCAGACTCAGGCAGCGACATACGCACCATCGACGGCGGCCACGGCAGCATCCCCGTGACGGACCGCCCTGACCTGGTCCTGAGCGCCGCCGCGGACATCAGCAGTGCCACGCCCGCCCACAGCCTCCTCAGCGTGGGTCAGCACACCACCGTGAGTGCCGGCCAGGACACCAACCTGCTGAGCCAGCGCCACGCCGCCTGGGCTGTGAAAGACGGCATCAGCCTGTTCACCCGCGGCGAAGCCAAGGATGGCCAACGCGCCGTGCAGGACGTGGGCATGAAGCTGCATGCGGCCAGCGGCAATGTCAACGTGCAGGCGCAAAGTGATGCCTTCACGCTGACGGCAGAGAAGGCCGTGGACCTGCAAAGCACCGCGGCCAGCATCACCATCAGCGCGCCCGAGAAGATCCTGCTCAATGGCGGCGGGGGCTACATCAAGATCGAAGGCGGCAACATCGAGATCGGGACGAGCGGGAATGCGAGCTTCCTGGCGTCGATGAAGGAGTTGACTTCGGGTGGAAGCGCGTCGACACCCGGCATGAGCTTTGCCCAATCTGCGCTACCGATGTTCAAGCGCCCGCTACAAGTGAGTTTGCTCAACGCGGACGGTGACCAACCGGCTTCTGAACTCTTGACACTGCGTGATGGCGCGAGCGTGGAGCATGCTGTCACTGTTGCGGGATGCGCCGCACATATCACAGACTTCAAGCCTGGGCTCTCCAAGAGCACACAACCCAACCGCAAGAGCTGA